A window of Chitinophaga sp. MM2321 contains these coding sequences:
- the dapA gene encoding 4-hydroxy-tetrahydrodipicolinate synthase: MEQLKGTGVALVTPFKADESIDWNALEKLINFVIEGGVNYVVSLGTTGETPTLSADEKLDLMKFTFEKVSKRVPVVIGIGDYCTRDVVNRLEKCPLDEATAILSVAPYYSKPTQEGIFQHYKTIAAASPKPVILYNVPGRTGRNMTAETTLRLAHEVENIAGMKEASGDMMQCMQILRDKPKDFLVVSGDDGLALAQIACGMEGVISVAANYFAADFSSMVHAALINDYAAARVFNNNLLEGFELMFSENNPAGIKAFLHHAGIIENYFRLPVVPVTAELHKKIGAYLKKY, encoded by the coding sequence GAATGCTTTGGAAAAGCTGATCAATTTCGTGATTGAAGGCGGCGTAAACTATGTTGTGTCCTTAGGCACAACCGGCGAAACTCCCACTCTTTCTGCGGATGAAAAGCTGGATTTGATGAAATTTACTTTCGAAAAGGTATCGAAACGGGTGCCGGTGGTAATCGGCATCGGTGACTATTGTACCCGGGATGTGGTAAACCGGCTGGAAAAATGCCCGCTGGATGAAGCCACCGCTATTCTCAGCGTGGCTCCCTATTACAGCAAGCCTACTCAGGAAGGTATCTTTCAGCACTATAAAACCATTGCTGCTGCTTCTCCGAAGCCTGTTATTCTGTATAATGTTCCCGGCCGCACCGGCCGTAATATGACTGCGGAAACCACCCTGCGCCTGGCGCATGAAGTGGAAAATATCGCAGGTATGAAGGAAGCTTCCGGTGATATGATGCAGTGCATGCAGATCCTCCGCGATAAACCAAAGGACTTCCTCGTGGTAAGTGGTGACGATGGCCTCGCACTGGCCCAGATCGCCTGCGGAATGGAAGGGGTGATCTCTGTTGCGGCCAACTATTTTGCTGCCGATTTCTCTTCCATGGTACACGCAGCACTGATCAACGATTATGCTGCTGCCCGTGTTTTCAACAATAACTTGCTGGAAGGCTTTGAACTGATGTTCTCGGAAAATAATCCTGCCGGTATCAAAGCATTTTTGCACCACGCAGGTATTATCGAAAACTATTTCAGGCTACCGGTAGTTCCCGTTACAGCGGAGCTGCACAAGAAAATAGGGGCCTACCTGAAAAAATACTAA
- a CDS encoding ribonuclease Z has product MFSVTILGNNSAIPTLDRHPTAQVVTCNDQLLLIDCGEGTQLQITKYKIRRSKIRYIFISHMHGDHYFGLIGLVNTLNLMGRTEPLSIYAPPELEQIIQLQLDCSGTILKFELSFIPLLPDYQGLILEDKDLRVTCFPTQHRISCFGFSFELQKRKRKLIPDQARAYEIPAAYFSRLQEGADYQRKDGTQVKNDWVTLPPGPGKRYVYCADTIYDVNLLPWLEGADLMYHETTYLHDLHERAAERYHSTSVQAASLAATAGVKKLLIGHFSSKYTELQPFLEESRPVFANTDIAEEGVTFLV; this is encoded by the coding sequence ATGTTTTCGGTAACAATATTAGGCAACAATTCTGCTATCCCTACATTGGACAGGCACCCCACGGCTCAGGTAGTTACCTGCAACGATCAGTTGCTACTGATAGACTGCGGAGAAGGAACACAGCTGCAGATAACAAAATATAAGATCAGGCGCAGCAAGATCCGGTATATTTTTATCAGCCACATGCATGGTGATCATTATTTCGGATTAATTGGGCTGGTGAATACGCTCAACCTCATGGGCAGAACAGAGCCGCTGAGCATTTATGCGCCGCCAGAGCTGGAGCAGATTATCCAGCTACAGCTGGATTGCTCCGGGACCATTCTCAAATTCGAGTTGTCTTTTATTCCACTACTACCTGATTACCAGGGATTGATATTGGAAGATAAAGATCTCCGCGTTACCTGTTTCCCCACCCAGCACAGGATTTCCTGTTTCGGCTTCTCCTTTGAGCTACAGAAACGGAAAAGAAAACTGATCCCCGATCAGGCCAGGGCTTATGAAATACCGGCGGCTTATTTCTCCAGGTTGCAGGAAGGCGCTGATTATCAACGGAAAGATGGGACGCAGGTAAAAAACGATTGGGTAACGTTACCTCCCGGACCGGGAAAACGATATGTATATTGTGCAGATACCATTTATGATGTAAACCTGCTCCCATGGCTGGAAGGTGCAGATCTGATGTACCATGAAACTACTTATTTGCATGACCTGCATGAACGGGCGGCGGAGCGTTATCACAGCACATCTGTTCAGGCCGCTTCCCTTGCGGCCACCGCCGGGGTAAAAAAGCTGTTGATCGGGCACTTTTCCTCCAAATACACGGAATTGCAACCATTCCTGGAAGAGTCCAGACCTGTTTTTGCCAATACGGATATTGCAGAGGAAGGGGTAACTTTTCTAGTGTAA
- a CDS encoding STAS domain-containing protein, with protein MKFKIDTKEKIVVFCPEESVLDANLSDQFVTTLTTLPELETRNLILDMALVGEMDTAGIQAILTVYAHMYDNHLSCAITGLNNTLTLQFKATDNDMLNIAPTMAEAVDLVMMEELERELLDGME; from the coding sequence ATGAAATTCAAAATTGATACCAAAGAAAAAATAGTGGTTTTTTGTCCGGAAGAAAGCGTTTTGGATGCTAATTTGTCAGACCAGTTTGTTACCACCCTCACTACCCTACCGGAGCTGGAGACACGCAATCTCATACTGGACATGGCGTTGGTCGGGGAAATGGATACAGCGGGCATTCAAGCCATTTTAACAGTGTATGCGCATATGTATGACAATCACCTCTCCTGCGCCATTACCGGCCTTAACAACACCTTAACACTACAATTCAAGGCAACAGACAATGATATGCTGAATATAGCCCCCACTATGGCTGAAGCGGTTGACCTCGTTATGATGGAGGAACTGGAAAGGGAATTATTGGATGGCATGGAATAA
- a CDS encoding ATP-dependent Clp protease ATP-binding subunit — MDQNFSPQVKEIISFSREEALRLGNDFIGTEHLLLGIIREGEGTAVKILQALNVDLYELRKEVELAVKDKTGKNIANINSLPLTRQAEKVIRVTVLEAKALKSATVETEHLMLSILKNKENVCTQILQQFDVDYDTFKNELGFVKSADPKSEFDDPGEEEFEDERKSYAAKAKQTNTKSKTPVLDNFGRDITKLAESGSLDPIVGREQEIERVSQILSRRKKNNPILIGEPGVGKTAIVEGLALRIVQRKVSRVLFDKRVVSLDLAALVAGTKYRGQFEERMKAIMNELEKNRDVILFIDEIHTIVGAGGASGSLDASNIFKPALARGELQCIGASTLDEYRMYIEKDGALDRRFQKVMVEPPSVDETIMILNNIKPRYEEYHNVSYTDAAIDACVKLSDRYMTDRLLPDKAIDVLDEVGARVHLKNINVPQNILDLEKQIEDIKQEKNKVVKSQRFEEAAALRDTEKKLGEDLERAKAMWEEEVKHKRYPIDEEAIAEVVSMMTGIPVKRMVQAETEKLRRMGEDLKGAVVGQDEAISKVTKAIQRNRVGLKDPKKPIGTFIFLGPTGVGKTELAKSLARYMFDSDEALIRIDMSEYMEKFSVSRLIGAPPGYVGYEEGGQLTEKVRRKPYSVILLDEIEKAHPDIYNLLLQVLDDGILTDGLGRKVDFKNTLIIMTSNIGARQLKDFGAGVGFTTTARTVNEEENTKSVIEKALKRTFSPEFLNRIDDVVIFNSLSKEHIYVIIDITMQSVLKRLNNLGFSLELTEEAKGFLADKGYDQQFGARPLHRAIQKYLEDPLAEEILNMNIHDGDVLIADLDKENQKLVFTLKNNSSKSKSEKSEA, encoded by the coding sequence ATGGACCAGAATTTTTCACCGCAAGTTAAGGAGATCATTTCGTTCAGCAGGGAGGAAGCTTTACGCCTGGGGAATGATTTCATAGGTACTGAACACCTGCTGTTAGGTATTATCCGCGAAGGAGAGGGCACGGCCGTAAAGATTCTGCAAGCTTTGAACGTAGACTTATACGAATTACGTAAAGAAGTAGAACTGGCTGTGAAAGATAAGACAGGAAAAAATATCGCAAATATTAACAGTCTCCCACTAACCAGACAGGCAGAAAAAGTGATACGTGTTACGGTGCTGGAAGCCAAGGCGCTCAAGAGTGCTACGGTGGAAACCGAACACCTCATGCTTTCTATATTAAAGAATAAGGAAAACGTTTGTACACAAATCTTACAACAATTTGACGTGGACTACGATACTTTTAAAAACGAACTGGGCTTTGTAAAATCTGCTGACCCTAAATCAGAATTTGATGATCCGGGCGAAGAGGAATTTGAAGACGAGAGAAAGAGTTATGCAGCCAAAGCCAAACAGACAAATACCAAATCCAAAACGCCCGTACTGGATAACTTTGGTAGAGATATTACAAAGCTGGCCGAAAGTGGCAGCTTAGATCCGATTGTTGGCCGCGAGCAGGAAATCGAACGGGTTTCCCAGATCCTTTCCCGCCGCAAAAAGAACAATCCGATTCTTATTGGTGAACCCGGTGTGGGTAAAACCGCCATCGTGGAGGGGTTGGCGCTGCGCATCGTGCAGCGGAAAGTTTCCCGCGTACTGTTCGACAAGCGCGTGGTAAGCCTCGATCTCGCTGCACTGGTGGCTGGTACCAAATACCGTGGCCAGTTTGAAGAAAGAATGAAGGCCATCATGAATGAACTCGAAAAGAACCGGGATGTTATCCTGTTCATCGATGAAATTCATACAATCGTTGGCGCCGGCGGTGCTTCCGGTTCCCTGGATGCCTCCAACATTTTCAAACCTGCACTCGCCAGGGGAGAACTCCAGTGCATCGGCGCTTCTACACTCGATGAATACCGTATGTACATCGAGAAAGATGGCGCACTTGACCGTCGTTTCCAGAAAGTAATGGTAGAACCACCCAGCGTGGATGAAACCATTATGATCCTCAATAACATCAAGCCCCGTTATGAAGAATACCATAACGTAAGCTATACAGATGCAGCCATTGATGCCTGCGTGAAACTCAGCGACCGCTACATGACGGACCGTCTGCTGCCCGACAAGGCGATAGATGTACTCGATGAAGTGGGAGCCCGTGTCCACCTCAAAAACATCAATGTGCCCCAGAATATCCTCGATCTGGAGAAACAGATTGAAGATATCAAGCAGGAAAAAAATAAAGTAGTAAAAAGCCAACGCTTCGAAGAAGCCGCCGCTTTGCGCGATACTGAAAAGAAACTGGGTGAAGACCTGGAACGCGCAAAAGCAATGTGGGAAGAAGAAGTAAAGCACAAACGCTACCCGATTGATGAAGAAGCCATCGCGGAAGTTGTCAGCATGATGACCGGTATCCCTGTAAAAAGGATGGTACAGGCTGAAACAGAGAAACTGCGCCGCATGGGTGAAGACCTCAAAGGGGCCGTGGTTGGACAGGACGAAGCCATCAGCAAAGTCACCAAAGCCATACAGCGTAACCGTGTGGGGCTGAAAGATCCAAAAAAACCAATCGGTACTTTTATATTCCTCGGCCCTACCGGGGTAGGTAAAACAGAGCTTGCCAAATCACTGGCCCGCTACATGTTCGACTCTGACGAAGCACTTATCCGCATCGATATGAGTGAGTACATGGAGAAATTCTCTGTAAGCCGCCTCATTGGTGCGCCTCCGGGATATGTAGGTTATGAAGAAGGTGGTCAGCTGACGGAAAAAGTTCGCCGCAAACCATACTCTGTTATCCTGCTCGATGAAATCGAAAAAGCACACCCGGATATTTATAACCTCCTCCTGCAGGTACTGGATGATGGTATCCTCACCGATGGCCTTGGCCGTAAAGTGGATTTCAAAAATACCCTCATCATCATGACCTCCAACATCGGAGCCCGCCAGTTGAAAGACTTCGGTGCCGGTGTAGGGTTCACCACCACTGCAAGAACAGTGAATGAAGAAGAGAATACCAAATCAGTGATCGAAAAAGCACTGAAACGTACCTTCTCTCCTGAATTCCTGAACAGGATCGATGATGTCGTGATCTTCAACTCCCTGAGTAAAGAACACATCTATGTCATCATTGATATCACCATGCAGAGTGTGTTGAAACGCCTGAATAACCTGGGCTTCAGCCTGGAACTGACCGAAGAAGCAAAAGGCTTCCTGGCAGACAAAGGTTACGACCAGCAATTCGGTGCCAGACCACTCCACAGGGCCATCCAGAAATACCTGGAAGATCCTTTGGCTGAAGAAATCCTCAATATGAATATTCATGATGGAGATGTACTCATTGCTGACCTGGACAAGGAAAACCAGAAACTGGTATTCACTTTAAAGAACAACTCTTCCAAGAGTAAATCAGAAAAATCAGAAGCGTAA
- a CDS encoding T9SS type A sorting domain-containing protein, which yields MRYLSVISFLLCWTFRLSAQQGVYIPAESTVWMSGNASVGVFSDMTNNGILGSNPSATLYFLSKKWTNGNGSTLPDESADGFSGTGGKFLFSATNPLYGNIGRQTVFGNYSIIAKQGSSFPNMELDNSAGLLLDDLSDLKIRNNLQFTNGHIYLNGWNLQVGDKTPGTITGYNDKKFVVNGTGFAGGALYRAGINEAANKVVFPVGATADSYSPAAILLTGATDNFSVRAYDSVYTFAASGTAYPDSFVNKTWHIGRLDATGGEVAVILQHMDVSELPAYAASRDSSFITRFVGNAWDTVPYIATAQRTGTLSTTPMSGTATMHLRNFTSLGTNEYFTKTSLSYAAKPVTFLSFEAFRIAPVLVQLDWTTSREVNNALFEVERRYEREGAFIKVNTVPTKAVNGNSNTPLSYSWQDLNDYDDWTYYRIKAVGKNGKVVYSEVRAVPPFVQIDVFPNPNQGKFKVRIRGIRGNLLMQLRDTWSQAIRQYEVRQDTDIDISSLPSGTYFVVIYNKDTMSVAYTCKVVVTQ from the coding sequence ATGAGATATTTATCTGTCATATCATTTTTACTGTGCTGGACATTCCGGTTATCTGCGCAGCAAGGCGTCTATATCCCTGCTGAGTCCACCGTGTGGATGTCCGGGAATGCCAGCGTTGGCGTCTTCTCGGATATGACAAATAATGGTATTCTTGGTTCCAATCCCAGCGCAACACTTTATTTTCTCAGTAAAAAATGGACTAACGGTAATGGATCAACGCTACCGGATGAAAGCGCAGATGGTTTCTCCGGCACCGGTGGTAAATTCCTCTTTTCAGCCACTAATCCCCTCTACGGAAATATTGGCCGGCAAACGGTTTTCGGGAATTATAGCATTATCGCAAAACAGGGCTCCAGCTTCCCCAATATGGAACTGGACAACAGCGCCGGTTTGCTGTTGGATGATCTCAGCGATTTGAAGATCAGGAATAACCTGCAGTTTACAAACGGACACATTTATCTCAACGGATGGAATTTACAGGTGGGAGATAAAACGCCGGGCACTATCACCGGGTATAATGATAAAAAATTTGTAGTGAACGGCACCGGTTTTGCCGGTGGTGCCCTCTACCGGGCAGGCATAAACGAAGCTGCAAATAAAGTCGTATTTCCGGTGGGCGCTACGGCTGATAGCTATTCTCCGGCTGCGATCCTGCTCACAGGCGCTACAGATAATTTTAGTGTACGCGCCTACGATAGTGTATATACTTTTGCAGCCAGTGGTACTGCATACCCCGACAGCTTCGTTAATAAAACATGGCATATCGGCCGCCTGGATGCCACCGGTGGCGAGGTAGCGGTCATCCTTCAGCACATGGATGTCAGCGAACTGCCCGCTTATGCCGCTTCCAGGGACAGTAGTTTTATTACCCGTTTCGTCGGCAATGCGTGGGACACAGTACCCTATATCGCCACTGCCCAGCGTACAGGCACATTATCTACCACGCCCATGAGCGGGACTGCTACCATGCACCTGAGAAATTTTACCAGCCTCGGTACGAATGAATATTTTACCAAAACATCCCTGTCCTATGCCGCCAAACCAGTCACATTCCTGAGTTTTGAGGCATTCAGGATAGCACCGGTATTGGTGCAGCTGGACTGGACTACCAGCCGTGAAGTAAATAACGCGCTGTTTGAAGTAGAACGGCGGTACGAAAGAGAAGGCGCTTTTATAAAAGTAAATACAGTGCCAACGAAGGCTGTCAATGGCAACAGTAACACACCATTGAGCTATAGCTGGCAGGACCTCAATGATTATGATGACTGGACTTATTACCGCATCAAAGCCGTGGGCAAAAACGGTAAGGTCGTATATTCCGAAGTCAGGGCAGTGCCGCCATTTGTGCAGATTGATGTATTCCCGAATCCAAACCAGGGCAAATTTAAAGTACGGATCCGCGGTATCCGTGGCAACCTGCTGATGCAGTTACGCGATACCTGGAGTCAGGCAATCCGGCAGTACGAAGTACGGCAGGATACAGATATTGATATCAGCAGTCTGCCTTCAGGCACTTACTTTGTTGTCATCTATAACAAGGATACGATGAGTGTTGCTTATACTTGCAAGGTGGTGGTGACGCAATAA
- the cmk gene encoding (d)CMP kinase has product MKKIIITIDGYSSCGKSTLAKQLAKQLDYVYIDSGAMYRAVTLYFIQNRVDWTSSEAVQTALTNVHLDFVYNALSDACEMLLNGENVEHMIREMVIAEKVSEVAAVKEVREFAVAQQKKMGARKGIVMDGRDIGTVVFPHAELKIFMTADITIRVERRFKELFVKNKNISIEEVKQNLELRDYIDANREISPLRKADDAIILDNSQLGMEEQLELVMQWVEDAIMAHTS; this is encoded by the coding sequence TTGAAAAAAATAATCATCACGATAGATGGCTACTCTTCATGTGGCAAAAGTACATTGGCTAAGCAACTGGCTAAGCAACTGGACTATGTGTACATTGATAGCGGTGCGATGTATCGGGCGGTAACGCTTTATTTTATTCAGAACCGTGTTGACTGGACTTCTTCGGAAGCTGTTCAGACCGCCTTAACAAATGTTCACCTTGATTTTGTGTATAACGCCCTGAGCGATGCCTGTGAAATGTTGCTCAACGGAGAAAATGTTGAACACATGATCCGTGAAATGGTGATCGCAGAAAAAGTGAGCGAAGTGGCGGCTGTGAAGGAAGTACGCGAATTTGCAGTGGCACAGCAAAAGAAAATGGGCGCCCGCAAAGGCATTGTAATGGATGGCCGCGATATCGGTACCGTTGTATTTCCACATGCAGAACTCAAGATCTTTATGACTGCCGACATCACTATCCGCGTGGAACGTCGTTTCAAAGAACTCTTTGTAAAGAACAAAAACATCAGCATAGAGGAAGTAAAACAAAATCTTGAGCTAAGAGATTATATTGATGCCAACCGCGAAATTAGTCCGCTCCGTAAAGCTGATGATGCTATTATTCTGGATAACAGCCAGTTAGGTATGGAAGAGCAGCTGGAATTGGTGATGCAATGGGTGGAAGATGCTATTATGGCGCATACCTCATGA
- a CDS encoding tetratricopeptide repeat protein — protein sequence MLLIGACLAAVAQDSLQINRTRDSIRHLPNDTAKVSLLIKKGRAHSRYFDAHKTENAFWQDALTLSQRLKYPRGQSLAYNELGTSKRNKSQYILAEDYHEKAIKFAEEANDTNLISFSLNNAGVDCRRLDKLQLAFDYHLHALQLAEAIHDVRNICVATNSIGNIQLTAEKYADAIRHFDRALQLEENNNNDLGVAINLGNLGYAYQGQNKLDLAIQYYKRSLAVNQKIDNPTGMAICYNALGAAYKEKKDYVTAMDYLKKALVVNDKVDDKVHVAESYLNIGKLLGAQGKHEEARNYMQQSIDLSTYWNFKSMLMDAYKALAADLKTSGDFRKSMEATDKSLLYKDSILDEKSSMALTQMQAIYEVDRKDNQIKSLEHDKMVGELRTKRNVVFIFSLVVFLLMAIIGGLFYIRHRNLKTNRHSLQLELRSLRSQMNPHFIFNSLSSIHRYIWSNNQEEASDYLTKFSRLMRLILDNTQHTFVTLNKELESLRLYLDLESLRCNGIFDYFIRLDPGINDEEVLIPPMILQPYVENAIWHGLVHKHADKGILDIEIVLNGRSLICTITDNGIGRKKAMEIKERKGVMHNSVGMKVTEGRIDLIRKMNKNKEAKVTVMDLEDAAGQATGTKVIIILPAEFIF from the coding sequence TTGCTTCTTATCGGGGCCTGCCTGGCCGCGGTGGCGCAGGATTCACTGCAGATTAACCGCACGCGGGACTCGATCCGTCATCTTCCTAATGACACAGCTAAAGTATCGCTGTTGATAAAAAAGGGAAGAGCCCATTCCCGTTATTTTGACGCGCATAAAACAGAGAACGCCTTCTGGCAGGATGCCCTCACATTATCTCAACGCCTGAAATATCCACGTGGCCAGTCATTGGCATATAATGAGCTGGGTACCAGCAAACGAAATAAATCTCAGTATATCCTCGCGGAAGATTACCACGAGAAAGCCATCAAGTTTGCAGAAGAAGCCAATGACACCAACCTGATAAGCTTTTCACTCAACAATGCTGGTGTGGACTGCCGCCGCCTCGATAAACTGCAACTTGCATTTGATTACCACCTGCACGCCCTGCAACTGGCGGAAGCAATTCATGATGTCCGTAATATTTGTGTGGCTACCAACAGCATCGGTAACATACAACTCACCGCTGAAAAATATGCAGACGCCATCCGGCACTTTGACCGGGCACTCCAGCTGGAAGAAAATAATAACAATGACCTCGGCGTAGCTATCAACCTGGGCAACCTGGGCTATGCTTATCAGGGCCAAAATAAACTGGACCTGGCCATCCAGTACTACAAACGGTCACTTGCCGTTAATCAGAAAATAGACAACCCTACGGGCATGGCTATATGTTACAATGCCCTTGGCGCTGCCTACAAGGAAAAAAAGGACTATGTAACCGCTATGGATTACCTGAAAAAGGCGCTGGTCGTGAATGACAAGGTAGATGACAAGGTACACGTGGCGGAAAGTTACCTGAACATCGGCAAGCTGCTGGGCGCGCAGGGCAAACATGAAGAAGCCAGGAATTATATGCAGCAATCTATTGACCTGAGCACCTACTGGAACTTCAAATCCATGCTCATGGATGCTTATAAGGCGCTGGCAGCAGACCTGAAGACAAGCGGCGATTTCAGGAAATCAATGGAGGCTACTGACAAGTCTTTGTTGTATAAAGACAGTATCCTGGATGAGAAGTCAAGCATGGCGCTGACACAGATGCAGGCCATTTATGAAGTAGACAGGAAAGATAACCAGATCAAAAGCCTGGAACATGATAAAATGGTAGGGGAGCTGCGTACCAAACGTAATGTGGTATTCATTTTTTCTCTGGTTGTTTTCCTGCTGATGGCGATAATAGGGGGCCTCTTCTATATCCGGCACCGTAACCTGAAAACAAACAGGCACTCCTTACAGCTGGAGCTGCGCTCACTGCGGTCACAGATGAACCCGCACTTCATTTTTAACTCCCTCAGCTCCATTCACCGGTATATCTGGAGTAATAACCAGGAAGAAGCTTCTGACTATCTTACAAAGTTTTCCCGGCTGATGCGGCTCATACTGGATAATACCCAGCATACTTTTGTGACACTCAATAAGGAACTGGAATCTTTACGGCTTTACCTGGACCTTGAATCACTTCGTTGTAACGGTATTTTTGATTACTTCATCCGTCTCGACCCGGGAATTAATGATGAGGAAGTATTGATTCCGCCTATGATCCTCCAGCCCTATGTGGAAAATGCGATCTGGCATGGGTTGGTGCATAAACATGCTGATAAGGGCATCCTGGACATAGAAATCGTGCTGAATGGCCGGAGCCTTATCTGTACTATCACCGACAATGGTATCGGCCGTAAGAAGGCCATGGAAATAAAAGAACGGAAAGGGGTGATGCATAATTCTGTGGGCATGAAAGTCACAGAAGGACGGATAGACCTGATCCGGAAAATGAACAAGAATAAAGAAGCTAAAGTAACAGTAATGGATCTGGAAGATGCTGCCGGTCAGGCAACAGGAACGAAAGTCATTATAATATTACCAGCTGAATTTATATTTTAG
- a CDS encoding LytTR family DNA-binding domain-containing protein, producing MSEIKAIIVDDEQHCIDALQTMLLKKCPGVEVIGAAKGVKEAKELVDELHPDLVFLDVEMPHQNGFELLKLYDKVSFNVIFTTAYEQYALKAIKFNALDYLLKPFSVKELQDALEKCRENMQNRHKEGVVSPMDVFLQNMKTLQQTHKKIALPTINGLVFMPVQNIVRCESTGNYTRIFFTDKKNLMVSRPLKEFEELLTEVDFFRVHNSHLINLQQMQSYIQGEGGFALMSDGTQVEVSRRRKADFLKKAMQF from the coding sequence ATGAGCGAAATCAAAGCTATCATCGTAGATGATGAACAACATTGCATTGATGCCCTGCAAACGATGTTATTAAAAAAATGCCCCGGTGTAGAGGTGATAGGTGCGGCTAAAGGCGTAAAGGAGGCAAAAGAGCTGGTGGATGAACTCCACCCCGACCTTGTGTTTCTTGATGTGGAAATGCCTCATCAGAACGGGTTTGAATTATTGAAACTGTACGATAAAGTTTCCTTTAACGTCATTTTTACAACGGCTTACGAACAATATGCTTTAAAAGCCATCAAGTTCAACGCACTTGATTATCTCCTCAAACCCTTCAGTGTAAAGGAGTTGCAGGATGCATTGGAGAAATGCAGGGAAAACATGCAAAACCGCCACAAAGAGGGCGTCGTTTCTCCGATGGACGTATTTCTGCAAAACATGAAAACTTTACAGCAAACGCACAAAAAAATTGCGCTGCCTACCATCAACGGACTGGTATTTATGCCGGTGCAGAATATTGTGCGTTGCGAGTCTACCGGCAATTATACCCGGATCTTCTTTACAGATAAAAAGAATCTCATGGTATCCCGCCCGCTGAAAGAGTTTGAAGAACTATTGACTGAAGTTGATTTTTTCAGGGTACATAATTCACACCTCATCAACTTACAGCAAATGCAGTCCTATATCCAGGGAGAAGGCGGGTTTGCACTGATGAGCGATGGTACCCAGGTGGAGGTTTCCCGCAGACGTAAAGCAGATTTCCTGAAGAAAGCCATGCAGTTTTAG